The genomic segment GGTCGGGTTGGTCACAACCACATCGGCCTTGGGCACCTCCGACATCATCCGCTGGCGCGCCATTTCACGCTGCTGGGAACGGATACGAGCCTTGAGATGGGGGTCGCCTTCCATCTCTTTCATTTCCTGGCGCAACTCCTCCCGGGTCATGCGCAGCTTTGAGTAGTACTGCCACAACTGAAACGGTACATCTATCAAAGTGATCACCGCCATACCCGTCAGCAAGGCCACCGCAGCGACGAAGAGCATCCTGAAAAATCCCTGAATGCCGACTTCGACGCTGTTGCCCATTAGAGAGAACATCGCCTCACCATGATGCCAGATGACCCAGAACACCGTCCCACCGATCAGCAAGGCCTTCATGACGGCCTTGACTAGCTCCCCCAGGCCATGCATAGAGACGATGCGGCGGATACCGCCCACGGGGTCCAAGCGGGTGAAATTGAGGGCCAGCGCCTTAGTGGAAAACACCCAGCCACCAATCAGGAAGGGGGCCACCAAAGCGGCCACCACAGTCATAAAACAGATGGGACCCGCGATCAACAAACCATCCATGGAGAGAGATGCCATGCGCAACTGCATGGCGTCTTGGGCAAAGGCTGCGTCACGGCCGAAACTCAAGCCAGTTCGCAGCAGGGCCTCGGCATGATGGGACAGGAAGCCCGACAAGGCCCACAAGCCTGCGGTTCCGGATAACAGGACGAGAAAAGCCGTGAGCTCCCGCGATTGGGGAACCTGCCCCTCCTCGCGAGCCTGCTCAATGCGTCGACTAGACGCTGGCTCTGTTCGTTCGAGATCGCTTTCCTCAGCCATGCACGGAATCTCCCATGGCGGCAATTATTGCCGTCATGGGAAACCGGGAATCCGCGAATAGCCAGACTTAGGGCGGTTATTTCTCTCTAGCGCCCTGTCAGGCAACTGCTTCGAGAGCCTCGAAGAAGGTGGAACGAGGTACGCCACGCCCCTCGCCTAGCTCCTGAATCAGTTCCTTCATATCGAGAATCAGGACAATCTGGCCGTTGGATAGAGTCGTGACCCCTGCCACCCCCTTGGGACGGAAGTCCTCCAAGGACTTGATCACTGCATCTTCCCGCCCCATGAAGCCGTCAATGGCCAGGATAAAGGTATGTTCGGCCGACTGCATCAGGACACCATAGCCGGGCACCGCTTCCGCAGCCCAGCCCAGCATGTAGGACAGCGGGTAGATAGGCATGACTTCGCCACGCACCACCATGGTGGCCCTCCCCCCCACCTCCTGGACCTGCGTCACTTCTATTGGGAGAATCTCCCGCACCATGGACAACGGAACCGCGAAGGGCTGGGCGCCAAGCTGGACCAGAAGCACGGGCAGGATGGCCAGAGTCAGGGGCAGGGAAATGACAAAGGTGGTTCCCTTGCCCTGCTGTGACTTGATTTCGATGGAGCCGTTAAGTTTCTGGATATTGGTGCGGACCACATCCATCCCCACCCCGCGCCCGGAGACATCGGAGGCCACATCCTTGGTCGAGAAACCGGGCAGGAAAATGAGGTTGAAGCTCTGCCGCTCATCCATCGTGTTGGCCTCCTCATCGGTGATGAGGCCTTTCTCCAGGGCTTTCGCTC from the Denitratisoma oestradiolicum genome contains:
- the flhB gene encoding flagellar biosynthesis protein FlhB, with product MAEESDLERTEPASSRRIEQAREEGQVPQSRELTAFLVLLSGTAGLWALSGFLSHHAEALLRTGLSFGRDAAFAQDAMQLRMASLSMDGLLIAGPICFMTVVAALVAPFLIGGWVFSTKALALNFTRLDPVGGIRRIVSMHGLGELVKAVMKALLIGGTVFWVIWHHGEAMFSLMGNSVEVGIQGFFRMLFVAAVALLTGMAVITLIDVPFQLWQYYSKLRMTREELRQEMKEMEGDPHLKARIRSQQREMARQRMMSEVPKADVVVTNPTHFAVALKYDTTAMEAPQIVAKGMNFVAQRIRELADEHHVPIIEAPPLARALYRHAEIGDQIPAPLYTAVAEVMAYVYQLNQFIADGGANLLPPSLPVALAVPADMDPGVPEA